From the genome of Gorilla gorilla gorilla isolate KB3781 chromosome 4, NHGRI_mGorGor1-v2.1_pri, whole genome shotgun sequence, one region includes:
- the LOC129533915 gene encoding protocadherin gamma-A1, whose translation MKIQKKLTGCSRLMLLCLSLELLLEAGAGNIHYSVPEETDKGSFVGNIAKDLGLQPQELADRGVRIVSRGRMPLFALNPRSGSLITARRIDREDLCAQSMPCLVSFNILVEDKMKLFPVEVEIIDINDNTPQFQLEELEFKMNEITTPGTRISLPFGQDLDVGMNSLQSYQLSSNPHFSLDVQQGADGPQHPEMVLQNPLDREEAAVHHLILTASDGGEPVRSGTLRIYIQVVDANDNPPAFTQAQYHINVPENVPLGTQLLMVNAADPDEGANGEVTYSFHNVDHRVAQIFHLDSYTGEISNKEPLDFEEYKMYSMEVQAQDGAGLMAKAKVLIKVLDVNDNAPEVTITSVTTAVPENFPPGTIIALISVHDQDSGDNGYTTCFIPGNLPFKLEKLVDNYYCLVTERTLDRELISGYNITITAIDQGTPALSTETHISLLVTDINDNSPVFHQDSYSAYIPENNPRGASIFSVRAHDLDSNENAQITYSLIEDTIQRAPLSAYLSITSDTGVLYALRSFDYEQFRDLQLKVMARDSGDPPLSSNVSLSLFVLDQNDNAPEILYPALPTDGSTGVELAPRSAEPGYLVTKVVAVDRDSGQNAWLSYSLLKASEPGLFSVGLHTGEVRTARALLDRDALKQSLVVAVQDHGQPPLSATVTLTVAVADRIPDILADLGSLEPSAKPNDSDLTLYLVVAVAAVSCVFLAFVIVLLAHRLRRWHKSRLLQASGGGLASMPGSHFVGVDGVRAFLQTYSHEVSLTADSRKSHLIFPQPNYADTLISQESCEKKDFLSAPQSLLEDKKERFSQVNFCDECINYLEKNNS comes from the coding sequence ATGAAGATTCAGAAAAAGCTGACTGGCTGCAGCAGGCTGATGCTTCTGTGTCTTTCTCTGGAGCTGCTGTTGGAAGCTGGGGCTGGGAATATTCACTACTCAGTGCCGGAAGAGACAGACAAAGGTTCCTTCGTGGGCAACATCGCCAAGGACCTAGGGCTGCAACCCCAGGAGCTGGCAGATCGCGGAGTCCGCATCGTCTCCAGAGGTAGGATGCCGCTTTTCGCTCTGAATCCTAGAAGTGGCAGCTTGATCACCGCGCGCAGGATAGACCGGGAGGACCTCTGCGCTCAGAGCATGCCGTGTCTCGTGAGTTTTAATATCCTTGTTGAGGATAAAATGAAGCTTTTTCCTGTTGAAGTAGAAATAATTGATATTAATGACAACACTCCCCAATTCCAGTTAGAGGAACTGgagtttaaaatgaatgaaataaccaCTCCAGGTACCAGAATCTCATTGCCTTTTGGGCAAGACCTTGATGTGGGTATGAACTCACTCCAGAGCTACCAACTCAGCTCTAACCCTCATTTCTCCCTGGATGTGCAACAGGGAGCCGATGGGCCCCAACATCCAGAGATGGTGCTGCAGAATCCCTTAGACAGAGAAGAAGCAGCTGTCCACCACCTCATCCTCACAGCTTCTGATGGGGGTGAACCAGTCCGTTCAGGGACCCTCAGAATTTACATTCAGGTGGTGGATGCAAATGACAATCCTCCAGCATTTACTCAGGCACAATACCATATAAATGTCCCCGAAAACGTGCCGCTGGGTACTCAGCTGCTCATGGTAAATGCCGCTGACCCTGATGAGGGAGCCAATGGGGAAGTAACGTACTCCTTTCACAATGTAGACCACAGAGTGGCCCAAATATTTCATTTAGATTCTTACACAGGAGAAATATCAAATAAAGAACCACTAGATTTTGAAGAATACAAAATGTATTCAATGGAAGTTCAAGCCCAGGATGGTGCGGGGCTCATGGCTAAAGCTAAGGTACTGATCAAAGTTTTGGATGTAAATGATAATGCCCCAGAAGTGACCATCACCTCTGTCACCACTGCAGTTCCAGAAAACTTTCCTCCTGGGACCATAATTGCTCTTATCAGTGTGCATGACCAGGACTCAGGAGACAATGGCTACACCACATGTTTCATTCCTGGAAATTTACCCTTTAAATTGGAAAAGTTAGTTGATAATTATTACTGTTTAGTGACTGAAAGAACACTGGACAGAGAACTTATCTCTGGGTACAACATCACAATAACAGCAATAGACCAAGGAACTCCAGCTCTATCTACTGAAACTCACATTTCACTACTAGTGACAGATATCAATGACAACTCCCCAGTCTTCCATCAGGACTCCTACTCTGCCTACATTCCCGAAAACAACCCCAGAGGAGCCTCCATCTTCTCTGTGAGGGCCCACGACTTGGACAGCAATGAGAATGCACAAATCACTTACTCCCTAATAGAGGACACTATCCAGCGGGCACCCCTATCTGCCTACCTCTCCATCACCTCCGACACTGGGGTCCTGTATGCGCTGCGATCCTTCGACTATGAGCAGTTCCGGGACTTGCAACTGAAAGTGATGGCGCGGGACAGTGGGGATCCGCCCCTCAGCAGCAACGTGTCTCTCAGCCTATTCGTGCTGGACCAGAACGACAACGCGCCCGAGATCCTGTACCCCGCCCTCCCCACAGATGGTTCTACCGGCGTGGAGCTGGCTCCCCGCTCCGCAGAGCCCGGCTACCTGGTGACCAAGGTGGTGGCGGTGGACAGAGACTCGGGCCAGAACGCCTGGCTGTCCTACAGCCTGCTCAAGGCCAGCGAGCCGGGACTCTTCTCGGTGGGTCTGCACACGGGCGAGGTGCGCACGGCGCGAGCCCTGCTGGACAGAGACGCGCTCAAGCAGAGCCTCGTAGTGGCCGTCCAGGACCACGGCCAGCCCCCTCTCTCCGCCACTGTCACGCTCACCGTGGCCGTGGCCGACAGGATCCCCGACATCCTGGCCGACCTGGGCAGCCTCGAGCCCTCCGCCAAACCCAACGATTCGGACCTCACTCTGTACCTGGTGGTGGCGGTGGCCGCGGTCTCCTGCGTCTTCCTGGCCTTCGTCATCGTGCTGCTGGCGCACAGGCTGCGGCGCTGGCACAAGTCACGCCTGCTACAGGCTTCGGGAGGCGGCTTAGCGAGCATGCCCGGTTCGCACTTTGTGGGCGTGGACGGGGTTCGGGCTTTCCTGCAGACCTATTCCCACGAGGTCTCCCTCACTGCGGACTCGCGGAAGAGCCACCTGATTTTCCCCCAGCCCAACTATGCGGACACACTTATCAGCCAGGAGAGCTGTGAGAAAAAGGATTTTCTATCAGCACCCCAGTCTTTACTTGAAGACAAAAAGGAACGATTTTCTCAGGTAAACTTTTGTGATGAATGTATAAACTAtctagagaaaaataattcttgA